One candidate division TA06 bacterium DNA window includes the following coding sequences:
- the wecB gene encoding UDP-N-acetylglucosamine 2-epimerase (non-hydrolyzing) encodes MKISVIFGTRPEAIKLAPVIMALIKKFRVEVDVCVTAQHRKMLDETLAVFGITPDTDLDLMRPGQTLAQLTIRAVLALDGYLGKYKPDAILVQGDTTTVLCGALTAFYHKIKIGHVEAGLRTYQKYAPFPEEANRVLTSHLADWHFAPTETARQSLLKEGIADSKIFVTGNTVIDALYMVREKAKTKEFDEFPELKSLHSTFDIGHSTMVLITGHRRESFGGGFEQICGGIKKIAQKFPEIQVVYPVHLNPNVQQPVKKILGGLKNVP; translated from the coding sequence ATGAAAATATCCGTAATATTTGGAACCCGACCGGAAGCTATAAAACTTGCGCCGGTTATAATGGCACTGATAAAAAAGTTCCGGGTCGAGGTTGATGTTTGCGTCACCGCCCAGCACCGCAAAATGCTGGATGAAACGCTGGCGGTTTTCGGGATCACGCCCGACACAGACCTGGATTTAATGCGGCCCGGACAGACCCTGGCCCAGCTTACCATCCGGGCGGTTTTGGCTTTGGACGGGTATCTCGGCAAATATAAGCCGGACGCCATTCTGGTCCAGGGCGACACCACTACGGTGCTGTGCGGGGCATTGACGGCCTTCTACCATAAAATAAAGATCGGCCATGTGGAAGCCGGTTTAAGGACCTACCAGAAATATGCGCCATTCCCGGAAGAAGCGAACCGGGTGCTTACCAGCCACCTGGCCGATTGGCATTTTGCCCCCACCGAAACCGCCCGGCAAAGTTTGCTGAAAGAGGGCATCGCAGACAGTAAGATATTCGTAACCGGGAATACGGTCATTGATGCGCTGTACATGGTCCGCGAGAAGGCTAAAACAAAAGAGTTTGATGAGTTCCCGGAACTGAAATCGTTGCATTCGACATTCGACATTGGACATTCGACAATGGTGTTGATAACAGGTCATAGAAGGGAAAGCTTTGGCGGGGGTTTTGAGCAGATCTGCGGGGGGATAAAAAAGATTGCCCAGAAATTTCCCGAGATCCAGGTGGTCTATCCGGTGCATTT
- a CDS encoding HEPN domain-containing protein: MNDDKNNVARAWFLKAENDLKAARQIMLMAAPPTDTICFHAQQCAEKYLKGLLTYHQVAAPKTHSLEELAQLCEQAVPDITSALTEVETLTSYGVQVRYPDDLYYDIPMADAVEALAIAEKVKQAVLGLVQEGLAEHGIGR, from the coding sequence ATGAACGACGATAAGAACAATGTGGCCCGGGCCTGGTTCTTAAAGGCGGAAAACGACCTGAAAGCCGCCCGGCAGATCATGCTGATGGCGGCGCCGCCCACCGACACCATATGTTTTCACGCTCAGCAATGCGCCGAGAAGTATTTAAAAGGCCTGCTGACCTATCACCAAGTCGCCGCCCCCAAGACGCACTCGCTGGAAGAACTGGCCCAGCTTTGCGAGCAGGCTGTTCCGGACATTACCTCCGCGCTGACGGAGGTTGAAACATTGACCAGCTACGGGGTCCAGGTGCGCTACCCCGACGATCTGTACTACGACATCCCGATGGCGGACGCCGTGGAAGCCCTGGCCATAGCGGAGAAGGTAAAACAGGCGGTGCTGGGTCTGGTGCAAGAAGGACTAGCAGAACACGGCATTGGACGCTGA
- a CDS encoding nucleotidyltransferase domain-containing protein yields MDAEQNIRVIAGKIADLFQPERIILFGSYAYGSPDQDSDIDLMVVMETDAPPHKRAIPIRRALKGMGQAKDIIVKTPEEFERFKDIVGTIVYPAAHQGRVLYERR; encoded by the coding sequence ATGGATGCCGAGCAAAACATAAGGGTCATTGCCGGGAAGATCGCCGACTTGTTCCAGCCGGAGCGGATCATACTATTTGGTTCCTATGCCTATGGCAGCCCGGACCAGGACAGCGATATCGATTTAATGGTGGTTATGGAGACCGACGCCCCGCCCCATAAACGGGCTATTCCCATCAGGCGGGCGCTTAAAGGCATGGGACAGGCCAAGGATATCATAGTGAAAACGCCCGAAGAGTTCGAACGTTTTAAGGACATTGTAGGCACTATAGTTTATCCGGCGGCCCATCAGGGGAGGGTGCTGTATGAACGACGATAA